From the genome of Bactrocera oleae isolate idBacOlea1 chromosome 2, idBacOlea1, whole genome shotgun sequence, one region includes:
- the Skp2 gene encoding S-phase kinase-associated protein 2 isoform X1, with translation MSNKKLKQTDNIENLCPTSRKRLKTNPVTNWKIAKLESNSSPTALTSEHLHEMGIGMLDSEESSSSAASAIALVLSGSADENSNGATPNLDAPKMCHQRITSYRTLDNTLDSTFNSDTSDNTTIATPGRGLIEVDCINTSHHCNNNNNIAMDSYGDNNNKQNSQQQCGDKVLVPYRKVAILGMGAGNPVSSSSTHTTAITPQLYTTNSNSNSPSAGRSTRSPLAIVSGNNNIRAPRSATQHIQQQQSMNIGVNVVATINTSNVYNNGGSSPNSYASMPSTSKQSLLRHQQRQQQQQQQLHTQIQNKSQNRTSQAANEQQPPMVLYDNFFLFRQQQLRDHISDGKDHFSTLSDEIILQIFKWLPKKALIRCSYVCRRFNRCASDESLWTRLDLGGRHLRAGAMENILTRGVVILRLAQAELSHPVFDNDFLHAEPKFESKLQYLDLSMVSVAKPSLKMLLSRCRQLKKLSLEHVPINDEICNEIAKNLNLEALNLAMCIGLEAWSMRKIMESLKHLNSLNISWTNLSVDAVTSVVTNVTPNLLRLNMAGCRKTLYDSHVASLTKRCPQLLEIDFSDCTALTGNVINIICRFKMLEYLSLSRCYLIPASAYMELNNLPTLTYLDIFGMLSETGMELLEQNFPNIGINKFIHSSVARPTVGTRRTSVWGLRTRD, from the exons ATGAGTAATAAGAAATTGAAACAGACAGATAATATTGAGAATTTGTGTCCGACATCAAG AAAACGCCTTAAAACTAACCCAGTTACAAATTGGAAAATCGCTAAACTTGAGTCGAACTCATCCCCAACCGCTCTGACAAGTGAACATTTGCACGAGATGGGCATTGGAATGCTTGACTCAGAAGAAAGCTCGTCTTCTGCCGCTTCCGCCATAGCATTAGTGTTGAGCGGCAGTGCAGATGAAAATTCTAATGGTGCCACACCTAATTTGGATGCGCCAAAGATGTGCCATCAACGTATCACATCCTATCGCACACTAGATAACACCTTAGATAGTACTTTTAATAGTGACACTAGCGATAATACAACAATAGCTACTCCAGGCAGAGGACTCATTGAAGTCGATTGTATTAATACAAGCCAtcattgcaacaacaataataacatcgCAATGGATTCATATGGtgataataacaataaacagaATTCGCAACAACAATGCGGCGATAAAGTATTAGTCCCATATAGGAAGGTAGCTATACTTGGTATGGGTGCGGGAAATCCTGTTAGCAGCTCATCAACACATACAACGGCAATCACCCCCCAATTGTACACCACAAATTCAAATTCGAATTCGCCTTCTGCTGGAAGAAGTACTCGTAGTCCTTTGGCTATTGTGTCGGGAAACAACAACATTCGTGCCCCTCGAAGTGCAACACAACATATTCAACAGCAACAg AGTATGAATATTGGTGTTAATGTTGTTGCCACTATTAATACTTCAAATGTTTATAATAATGGTGGGTCATCGCCAAATAGTTACGCGAGTATGCCTTCAACAAGTAAACAATCACTTCTCAGACATcaacagcggcagcagcagcaacaacaacaactgcatactcaaattcaaaataaaagtcAAAATCGAACATCGCAAGCGGCAAATGAACAACAGCCGCCTATGGTTTTATAtgataatttctttttatttagacAGCAACAGTTGCGGGATCATATTTCCGATGGCAAAGATCATTTTAGTACCCTATCGGATGagattattttacaaattttcaaatggcTGCCGAAGAAAGCACTTATACGTTGCAGTTATGTTTGTCGACGGTTTAATAGATGTGCCAGCGATGAATCACTGTGGACGCGTTTGGATTTAGGAGGACGGCACTTGCGGGCAGGTGCTATGGAAAATATTCTCACCCGCGGTGTGGTTATACTACGTTTGGCCCAAGCCGAG TTGAGTCATCCCGTTTTCGATAATGACTTTCTACATGCAGAACCGAAATTCGAATCAAAGTTGCAGTATTTAGATCTAAGTATGGTATCTGTTGCAAAGCCCTCGCTCAAGATGCTGTTATCACGTTGTCGTCAATTGAAAAAGCTCAGCTTGGAGCATGTACCAATTAACGATGAAATTTGCAATGAAATAGCAAAGAATCTCAACTTAGAGGCACTGAATTTAGCCATGTGTATTGGATTGGAGGCGTGGAGTATGCGCAAGATAATGGAatcattaaaacatttaaatagcTTAAATATTTCGTGGACAAATCTGTCTGTAGATGCTGTTACATCGGTGGTGACAAATGTGACACCAAATCTCTTGCGATTAAATATGGCAGGTTGTCGTAAAACATTGTATGATTCTC ATGTGGCGAGCTTAACTAAACGATGTCCACAACTTTTAGAAATCGATTTTTCCGACTGCACTGCATTGACTGGCAATGTCATTAACATTATTTGCAGATTTAAAATGCTTGAATATTTATCACTTTCGCGATGCTATCTTATTCCTGCCTCTGCTTATAT GGAACTAAACAACTTGCCCACACTGACCTATCTCGACATATTTGGTATGCTCTCAGAGACTGGAATGGAATTGCTGGAGCAAAACTTTCCCAATATAGGaattaataaattcatacatagTTCGGTGGCTAGACCGACAGTAGGCACACGCCGCACATCAGTGTGGGGTCTTCGTACGCGTGACTAG
- the Skp2 gene encoding S-phase kinase-associated protein 2 isoform X2 has translation MGIGMLDSEESSSSAASAIALVLSGSADENSNGATPNLDAPKMCHQRITSYRTLDNTLDSTFNSDTSDNTTIATPGRGLIEVDCINTSHHCNNNNNIAMDSYGDNNNKQNSQQQCGDKVLVPYRKVAILGMGAGNPVSSSSTHTTAITPQLYTTNSNSNSPSAGRSTRSPLAIVSGNNNIRAPRSATQHIQQQQSMNIGVNVVATINTSNVYNNGGSSPNSYASMPSTSKQSLLRHQQRQQQQQQQLHTQIQNKSQNRTSQAANEQQPPMVLYDNFFLFRQQQLRDHISDGKDHFSTLSDEIILQIFKWLPKKALIRCSYVCRRFNRCASDESLWTRLDLGGRHLRAGAMENILTRGVVILRLAQAELSHPVFDNDFLHAEPKFESKLQYLDLSMVSVAKPSLKMLLSRCRQLKKLSLEHVPINDEICNEIAKNLNLEALNLAMCIGLEAWSMRKIMESLKHLNSLNISWTNLSVDAVTSVVTNVTPNLLRLNMAGCRKTLYDSHVASLTKRCPQLLEIDFSDCTALTGNVINIICRFKMLEYLSLSRCYLIPASAYMELNNLPTLTYLDIFGMLSETGMELLEQNFPNIGINKFIHSSVARPTVGTRRTSVWGLRTRD, from the exons ATGGGCATTGGAATGCTTGACTCAGAAGAAAGCTCGTCTTCTGCCGCTTCCGCCATAGCATTAGTGTTGAGCGGCAGTGCAGATGAAAATTCTAATGGTGCCACACCTAATTTGGATGCGCCAAAGATGTGCCATCAACGTATCACATCCTATCGCACACTAGATAACACCTTAGATAGTACTTTTAATAGTGACACTAGCGATAATACAACAATAGCTACTCCAGGCAGAGGACTCATTGAAGTCGATTGTATTAATACAAGCCAtcattgcaacaacaataataacatcgCAATGGATTCATATGGtgataataacaataaacagaATTCGCAACAACAATGCGGCGATAAAGTATTAGTCCCATATAGGAAGGTAGCTATACTTGGTATGGGTGCGGGAAATCCTGTTAGCAGCTCATCAACACATACAACGGCAATCACCCCCCAATTGTACACCACAAATTCAAATTCGAATTCGCCTTCTGCTGGAAGAAGTACTCGTAGTCCTTTGGCTATTGTGTCGGGAAACAACAACATTCGTGCCCCTCGAAGTGCAACACAACATATTCAACAGCAACAg AGTATGAATATTGGTGTTAATGTTGTTGCCACTATTAATACTTCAAATGTTTATAATAATGGTGGGTCATCGCCAAATAGTTACGCGAGTATGCCTTCAACAAGTAAACAATCACTTCTCAGACATcaacagcggcagcagcagcaacaacaacaactgcatactcaaattcaaaataaaagtcAAAATCGAACATCGCAAGCGGCAAATGAACAACAGCCGCCTATGGTTTTATAtgataatttctttttatttagacAGCAACAGTTGCGGGATCATATTTCCGATGGCAAAGATCATTTTAGTACCCTATCGGATGagattattttacaaattttcaaatggcTGCCGAAGAAAGCACTTATACGTTGCAGTTATGTTTGTCGACGGTTTAATAGATGTGCCAGCGATGAATCACTGTGGACGCGTTTGGATTTAGGAGGACGGCACTTGCGGGCAGGTGCTATGGAAAATATTCTCACCCGCGGTGTGGTTATACTACGTTTGGCCCAAGCCGAG TTGAGTCATCCCGTTTTCGATAATGACTTTCTACATGCAGAACCGAAATTCGAATCAAAGTTGCAGTATTTAGATCTAAGTATGGTATCTGTTGCAAAGCCCTCGCTCAAGATGCTGTTATCACGTTGTCGTCAATTGAAAAAGCTCAGCTTGGAGCATGTACCAATTAACGATGAAATTTGCAATGAAATAGCAAAGAATCTCAACTTAGAGGCACTGAATTTAGCCATGTGTATTGGATTGGAGGCGTGGAGTATGCGCAAGATAATGGAatcattaaaacatttaaatagcTTAAATATTTCGTGGACAAATCTGTCTGTAGATGCTGTTACATCGGTGGTGACAAATGTGACACCAAATCTCTTGCGATTAAATATGGCAGGTTGTCGTAAAACATTGTATGATTCTC ATGTGGCGAGCTTAACTAAACGATGTCCACAACTTTTAGAAATCGATTTTTCCGACTGCACTGCATTGACTGGCAATGTCATTAACATTATTTGCAGATTTAAAATGCTTGAATATTTATCACTTTCGCGATGCTATCTTATTCCTGCCTCTGCTTATAT GGAACTAAACAACTTGCCCACACTGACCTATCTCGACATATTTGGTATGCTCTCAGAGACTGGAATGGAATTGCTGGAGCAAAACTTTCCCAATATAGGaattaataaattcatacatagTTCGGTGGCTAGACCGACAGTAGGCACACGCCGCACATCAGTGTGGGGTCTTCGTACGCGTGACTAG